In Brevibacterium pigmentatum, the sequence GCCGCTTGCGCCAAGCACCCGAATCTCGTGCTCGCCCGCACCTTCTCGAAGGCGCACGGCCTGGCAGGTCTGCGCGTGGGCTACGGCATCGCCGACGCCGAGATCGCCTCGGCGATGCGACAGGTCATCGCCCCGTTCTCCGTCACCGCCGGTGCCCAGGCCGCCGCCCGGGAATCCCTGGCACGCGTCGACGAGGTGGCCGTGCGCGCCAAGGAAGTCGCCGCGGTGCGCGACCGGTTCGCTCACGATCTGCGGGAGCTGGGTCTGTCCGTGCCCGATGCTCAGGGCAACTATGTGTGGATCGCGCTCGACCCCGAGGCGGCCGTCGCCTTCGAGGGCGAGTGCGCGAAGCAGGCCGTGGCCGTGCGTCGTCTGCAGGGCGGTGTGCGTGTGAGCATCGGACCCGATGAGGCTCTCGAGCGCGTGCTCAAGGTCGCCGCGTCGCTGTGACGATGAGTGCGGAGACGACGGTGGGCACGGACCTGGACGGACTTGCGGCCGAACTGAGCGAGGGCGCCCTGGTCACCGATCGGGATGTCATCGACTCCTATTCGGCGGACAAGGCCCTGTTCTGTCCGGTGGGGACCGCCTCGGCGCTCGTTCGTGCTGCCGACGTCGATGATGTGGTCGCGGTGATGCGCTTCGCCACCGCGCATCGGATCCCGGTGGTCACTCAGGGTTCCAGGACGGGTTTGTCGGGGGCGGCGAACGCCACCGATGGGGCGATCCTGCTCAACGTCGCGAAGCTGAACGCGATCGTCGACATCGACGAGGTGAACCAGACGTGCCGTGTCCAGCCCGGTGTCATCAACCAAGATCTCAAATCGGCTCTGGCCGAGCACGGTCTGTCGTATCCGCCGGATCCGGGGTCGGTGGCGATCTCCACGATCGGCGGGAACGTCGCGACGAACGCCGGCGGCATGTGCTGTGTGAAGTACGGGGTGACGCGAGACTATGTGCGCGGTCTGACCGTGGTCCTCGCCGATGGGACAGTGACCCGGTTGGGTCGGCAGACGGCGAAGGGTGTGGCCGGTCTCGATCTGGCGGGTCTGTTCGTCGGGTCCGAGGGGACTCTGGGAGTCATCGTCGAGATCACCCTAGGGCTCAGACCTCTGTTGGCTCCGCCGGTGACCGGTGTCGGGATCTTCCCGGACTTGGAATCGGCCGGGCATACGGTCTCTGAGTTCATGGCGTCCGGGGCGGCCCCGTCGATGCTCGAGCTCATGGACGGAGGCACCGTGGGCATGATCAATGCCTATGGTGATTTCGGGCTGCCCGACGGGGCCGGTGCGCTGTTGTTGGTGCAGTCGGATGCTCCGGGGCAGGCTGGTGTGACCGAGCTGGAATCGTTCGAGGCGATCGCCAGGGCGCAGGGTGCCGATGAGGTGTTCTTCTCCGATGATCCGGCGGATTCGGAGATGCTGGTGGCGGCCCGGCGTGCGGTGTCTCCGGCGATGGAGAAGTACGTGTCGGGGCTTGGTGGGGGAGAGCTCATCGATGATGTGTGCGTTCCTCGGTCCCGCCTCGGCGAGTTCTTCGCCAGGTTGGACGAGATCGCGGCCGCGCACTCGGTGGAGGTGTCCACGGCCGGTCATGCCGGGGATGGGAACATGCATCCGAGTGTGCTCTTCGACGCTCACGATCCGGCGAGCGTGGCCGAAGCGAAGGAGACGTTCGCGGAGATCATGCAGCTTGGTCTGGATCTGGGTGGGACGATCACGGGCGAGCACGGGGTCGGGTATCTGAAGAAGGACTGGCTGGTGCGCGAACTCGATGCCGGCGCTCAGATGCTGCAGTCGTCGATCAAGTCCGCGGTCGATCCTTTGGGGATCCTCAACCCGGGCAAGATGCTCGGCTGAGCTCCTCGGGTGATCGAACTCAGCCCGGTCGGCGCATGTCGAAGCGCTGATCCGAGCTGATCCCGAAGTATGCGGTCGGTCCGCCGCCGCGCAGCACCGGCTCGGCGGCGGCTGTGTCGACGATCCCGTCGGTGAGCAGGGATTCGTCGAGATGGACCCCCACCACTTCACCCACGGTGAACCACGAGCCGGAGCTCTCCCCGTCCGCGGTGCGCAGGTCGATGATCTGAGTGACTCGGCATTCGAAGGTCGCCGGTGAGGCTGCCACACGTGGCGCAGAGATCTCCACGGACTCGGCCGCCTCGACGTCTGCGGCGGAGAACTCGTCGACCTCCGCGGTGGTCGACGAGGCGTTCATCGCCTCGGCGAGGGTCCGAGTGACGAGGTTCCAGGTGAACTCCCCGGTCTCTCGGCAGTTGGCAACGGTGTCCTTCCACGCGTTGCTGGAGAAGCCCACGAGCGGTGGAGAGTAGTTCAGCGCATTGAAGAACGAATAGGGCGCGAGATTGCGGCGGCCCTCGGCATCGACTGTGCCGATCCAGCCGATGGGTCGCGGTGCGACGATGGCGTTGAAGGGGTCGTGCGGCAGGCGGTGGCCCTCGGACGGGCGATAGAAGTGGGTCACCCGACCATTCAAGCAGGAGTTCCGGGAGAGCGCACTGTGACTGAGTGTTGCGCACGATGACGGAATGCCGCTGCGACGACGGCGGACGTGCCTATCGTCTGTGACATGACCCTCACCCAGCTCCCCATCCTCGACCTCAGCCTGGCCGATGACCCCGCGACCGCCGAGGCATTCCGTGCGGACCTGCGCCGCATCACCCATGAGATCGGCTTCTTCTACCTCACCGGCCACGGAATTCCCGATGCCGACTTCACCCGCATCATCGACGTCGCCGGCCGCTTCTTCGCTCTGCCCGAGGAAGAGAAGCTCGCGATCGAGAACACGAACTCCCCGCACTTCCGCGGCTACACCCGCACCGGCGGCGAACGCACCCAAGGCCGCGTCGACTGGCGGGAGCAGATCGACATCGGCCCAGAACGCGCACCCGTGACCGAACCGGTCAACGACTTCGACCACCTCACCGGTCCCAACCAGTACCCGGAATCGCTGCCCGAGCTGCGCGAGGCCACGGAATCCTGGCACGCGCATCTGAGCGAGGTCGGCGCTCGTCTCCTCGAACAGTGGGCGCTGAGCCTCGGTCAGGCGGGCGATCATTTCGCGTCCGCCTTCGCCGAGGATGCCGAATCCTTCATCAAGATCGTCCGCTACCCCGAAGCCGAATCCGAGTCCGTCACCCAGGGCGTGGGCGAACACCGGGACGCCGGCACGCTCACCCTGCTCTACCCGCAGCCGGGCACCACCGGCCTGCAGGTGCTCACCGATGACGGTTGGATCGATGCGGATCCGATCGAGAACACCTTCGTCGTCAACATCGGCAAACTCCTCGAAGTCGCCACGAACGGCTACCTCAAAGCCACCGTCCACCGTGTCCTGCCGACCGGACCCGGGCAGGACCGCATCTCCATCCCGTTCTTCTTCAACCCGGCTCTGAACGCTCGTCTGCCCGAGGTCGAATTGCCCGCCGAACTCGCCGCCGATGCCCGCGGTGTGACTCAGGACGAACGCGACGCTCTGCACGCCGTGTACGGCGAGAACGCCTTCCTCTCCCGGCTGCGGTCCCACCCGAACGTCGCCGAGAAGTTCTATCCGGACCTCGTGAGAGCTCGGGCCTGAGGACTCAGGCTCGGGTCCGCTCCGTCAGGACTGCGATGTCCTCCGGACGCACCCGACAGCAGCCGCCGATGATCCGCGCACCGAGGCGGGTCCACTCCGCCACCGGCCACGAACCGACACCGGCTTCCGCGCCGTCGCGCCAGGTCAGGGTCTTCGCGTCGTAGATCTCACCCGAGTTCGGATAGGCGATGAGCGGCAGATCCGTGTGCCGGGACAGTTCTCTCAGTGCCGGAGTCACCAGGGATGGGCGCACACAGTTGACTCCGATCGCCTGCACACTCGCCGAGGCGGCCGCCGCCTCCGCGAGCTCCGCCAAGGTGCTGCCGTCGGGCAAGGTCGGGACGTTCGTGTCCGTGCCGGTCTGTAGAGTCACGGTCACCCAGGAGGGAAGTCCGGTCTCGTCTGTCAGGCCGATGATCGCTGCGATCTCGTCGAGGCGCGGCTGGGTTTCGATGGCGAGCAGGTCCGCTCCCGCCTCGGCGAGGGCAGCGATGCGCGGACGATGGAAGGCAGTGTATTCGGACGAGGACAAGCGGTAGTCGCCGGTGTATTCGGCACCGTCGCCCAGAGCTGCGCCGTAGGGGCCGACGGAACCGGCGGTGAGGACGTCTCTGCGTTCTGCGGCACTGCGCGCGACTCTCACGCTGTCGGTGATGATCCGGTTGCCTTCCGCGACGCTGATTCCTGCTTCGACGAAGCCCGTCGGCGTCGCCTGGTAACTCGCGGTCGTAAGGATGCGGGCACCGGCATCAGCGAAGGCGGAGTGCACTGCCAGCAGGGTGTCCGGATCACGGCGGATGAGCTCGGCCGACCACAGGGCGTGGCCGAGGTCGATGCCGCGATCTTCGGCGGCGCTGCCCAGACCGCCGTCGATGACGATGGGGGCGGCCTCGGAGAGGGTGAGCATCTGGGTGAACGTCATGGACTTAGTTAAGCTTGTCTGGTGACTGCAGACGAAACTTCGGCGGCATTCGAGACCGCACCCATCAACGACCGATCGAACTTCGGATTCGAGGTGGGCACCCGCATGGACACGGGCGGACGCACCGGGGTCATCCACACCCCGCACGGTGATATCCAGACCCCGGCGTTCATTCCGGTCGGCACGAAGGCCACGGTCAAAGCCGTGCGTCCCGACGAGGTCGCCGAACTCGGCGGTCAGGCGGTGCTCTCGAACGCCTACCACCTCTACCTGCAGCCGGGGTCGGACCTCATCGACGAGGCCGGCGGTCTGGGCAGGTTCATGAACTGGTCGGGACCGACCTTCACCGACTCGGGCGGATTCCAGGTGATGAGCCTGGGGTCGGGATTCAAGAAGGTCATCTCGATGGAGTCGACGGGCGAGCAGAACGATGAACTCGTCGCCGTCGGCAAGGAGCGGCTGTCGAACGTCGACGACGACGGAGTGACGTTCAAGTCCCACCTCGACGGGTCGATGCACCGCTTCACCCCGGAGATCTCGATGCGTGTGCAGCACGAACTCGGCGCCGACATCATGTTCGCCTTCGACGAGCTGACCACTCTGGTCAACACCCGCGGCTACCAGGAGGAATCCCTGGAGAGGACCCGACTGTGGGCGATCCGCTGCATCGAAGAGCACTTCCGCCTCACCGAGGAGCGTTCGCACCGGCCCTACCAAGCGCTCTTCGGAGTGCTGCAAGGTGCACAGTACGAGGACCTGCGGCGCAAGGCGGCCCGGGATCTCGGTGCCATGGACTTCGACGGCTTCGGCATCGGCGGTGCGCTGGAGAAGGAGAACCTCGGCATCATCATCCGCTGGGTGTGCGAGGAGCTGCCGGAGAACAAGCCGCGTCACCTGCTGGGCATCTCCGAACCCGACGACCTGTTCGAAGCGATCAAGACCGGCGCGGACACCTTCGACTGCGTCTCGCCCTCCCGCGTGGCCCGCAATGCCGCGATCTACACCCGCGACGGCCGATACAACCTCACCGGTGCGAAGTATCGTCGCGACTTCGGCCCGCTGGACCCCGACTGCTCGTGCTACACGTGCCAGAACTACTCACGGGCGTACCTGCGGCACCTGTACAAGGCGAAGGAGATGCTCTTCTCCACCCTGTGCACCATCCACAACGAACACTTCGTCGTCTCGCTCGTCGACGAGATCCGGCAGTCGATGGTCGACGGCCGCTTCGACGAGCTCGAAACCGAGGTCCTCGGCCGCTACTACGCGAAGAAGTAGGCGCGCTTCCGGCAGCCACTGCGGTGGCCCGGCCCCACGCGCTGCCGCCCGCAGGTGAGTCATCGACTTCTGATCAGCGCATCGAGTTCTATCCCGATGACCTGATCGGAACTCGATGCGTCCAGTGACGAAACTCGATGACACTTGCCGCTGAGCAGTTTTCGTCCGGGGCCGGCCACACTGCGTCCGGTTCGCCTAAGCCCTGGCGGAGTCGAGTTCGTAGCTGGGTTCGTGGCGTTTGACGAGCTTGATGACCCGATACGTCACGGGCAGGAAGA encodes:
- a CDS encoding FAD-binding oxidoreductase encodes the protein MSAETTVGTDLDGLAAELSEGALVTDRDVIDSYSADKALFCPVGTASALVRAADVDDVVAVMRFATAHRIPVVTQGSRTGLSGAANATDGAILLNVAKLNAIVDIDEVNQTCRVQPGVINQDLKSALAEHGLSYPPDPGSVAISTIGGNVATNAGGMCCVKYGVTRDYVRGLTVVLADGTVTRLGRQTAKGVAGLDLAGLFVGSEGTLGVIVEITLGLRPLLAPPVTGVGIFPDLESAGHTVSEFMASGAAPSMLELMDGGTVGMINAYGDFGLPDGAGALLLVQSDAPGQAGVTELESFEAIARAQGADEVFFSDDPADSEMLVAARRAVSPAMEKYVSGLGGGELIDDVCVPRSRLGEFFARLDEIAAAHSVEVSTAGHAGDGNMHPSVLFDAHDPASVAEAKETFAEIMQLGLDLGGTITGEHGVGYLKKDWLVRELDAGAQMLQSSIKSAVDPLGILNPGKMLG
- a CDS encoding isopenicillin N synthase family dioxygenase, which translates into the protein MTLTQLPILDLSLADDPATAEAFRADLRRITHEIGFFYLTGHGIPDADFTRIIDVAGRFFALPEEEKLAIENTNSPHFRGYTRTGGERTQGRVDWREQIDIGPERAPVTEPVNDFDHLTGPNQYPESLPELREATESWHAHLSEVGARLLEQWALSLGQAGDHFASAFAEDAESFIKIVRYPEAESESVTQGVGEHRDAGTLTLLYPQPGTTGLQVLTDDGWIDADPIENTFVVNIGKLLEVATNGYLKATVHRVLPTGPGQDRISIPFFFNPALNARLPEVELPAELAADARGVTQDERDALHAVYGENAFLSRLRSHPNVAEKFYPDLVRARA
- the tgt gene encoding tRNA guanosine(34) transglycosylase Tgt, which encodes MTADETSAAFETAPINDRSNFGFEVGTRMDTGGRTGVIHTPHGDIQTPAFIPVGTKATVKAVRPDEVAELGGQAVLSNAYHLYLQPGSDLIDEAGGLGRFMNWSGPTFTDSGGFQVMSLGSGFKKVISMESTGEQNDELVAVGKERLSNVDDDGVTFKSHLDGSMHRFTPEISMRVQHELGADIMFAFDELTTLVNTRGYQEESLERTRLWAIRCIEEHFRLTEERSHRPYQALFGVLQGAQYEDLRRKAARDLGAMDFDGFGIGGALEKENLGIIIRWVCEELPENKPRHLLGISEPDDLFEAIKTGADTFDCVSPSRVARNAAIYTRDGRYNLTGAKYRRDFGPLDPDCSCYTCQNYSRAYLRHLYKAKEMLFSTLCTIHNEHFVVSLVDEIRQSMVDGRFDELETEVLGRYYAKK
- the mmuM gene encoding homocysteine S-methyltransferase, giving the protein MTFTQMLTLSEAAPIVIDGGLGSAAEDRGIDLGHALWSAELIRRDPDTLLAVHSAFADAGARILTTASYQATPTGFVEAGISVAEGNRIITDSVRVARSAAERRDVLTAGSVGPYGAALGDGAEYTGDYRLSSSEYTAFHRPRIAALAEAGADLLAIETQPRLDEIAAIIGLTDETGLPSWVTVTLQTGTDTNVPTLPDGSTLAELAEAAAASASVQAIGVNCVRPSLVTPALRELSRHTDLPLIAYPNSGEIYDAKTLTWRDGAEAGVGSWPVAEWTRLGARIIGGCCRVRPEDIAVLTERTRA
- a CDS encoding flavin reductase family protein; translated protein: MTHFYRPSEGHRLPHDPFNAIVAPRPIGWIGTVDAEGRRNLAPYSFFNALNYSPPLVGFSSNAWKDTVANCRETGEFTWNLVTRTLAEAMNASSTTAEVDEFSAADVEAAESVEISAPRVAASPATFECRVTQIIDLRTADGESSGSWFTVGEVVGVHLDESLLTDGIVDTAAAEPVLRGGGPTAYFGISSDQRFDMRRPG